Proteins found in one Lutimonas zeaxanthinifaciens genomic segment:
- a CDS encoding Gfo/Idh/MocA family protein encodes MSKNAKKNSISRRDFVNRTLAASAGFTIVPSFAVSGLGHVAPSDKLNIVGVGVGGMGLRNLRNLRSQNIVGLCDVDWKYAKGCFDEFPKAKKYWDFRKMYEEMENEFDAVVIATADHTHAITAAHAMTMGKHVYLQKPLTHSVYESRLLTKLAAKHKVATQMGNQGASGAGVAETCEILWSGAIGDVVKVESFTDRPIWPQGLNTPENVDPIPDTLNWDLFTGPAKMRPFNEVYHPWNWRGWWDYGTGALGDMACHILHPVFEGLKLGYPSKVQASSSLLLNDSAPVAQSAKLTFPERGSVGKINLPEVDVHWYDGGIKPELPDNWPAGKNPNKSGGGTFFYGTKDILHTGCYGVEPELMSGKKISIPKTERRVEEEMGLSWNNGAHEMDWVRACKESPENRTPCTSDFAEAGPFNEMVVMGVLAVRLQDLNKTLEWDGENMKFTNIGSNEEIRNVIKDGFEIHDGHPTFNKDYTKPMNALAYSEELVKHTYRDGWELPPMP; translated from the coding sequence ATGAGTAAAAATGCAAAAAAGAATTCAATTTCCAGGAGGGATTTTGTAAACAGAACCCTGGCTGCATCGGCAGGGTTTACTATCGTCCCTTCATTCGCAGTTAGCGGATTGGGGCATGTGGCACCAAGTGATAAATTAAATATTGTTGGTGTAGGTGTTGGTGGAATGGGCCTGAGAAACCTGAGAAATTTAAGATCTCAAAACATTGTAGGTCTTTGTGATGTTGACTGGAAATACGCAAAAGGATGTTTTGATGAATTTCCTAAAGCCAAAAAATACTGGGATTTCCGTAAGATGTATGAAGAAATGGAGAATGAGTTTGACGCGGTAGTCATTGCCACTGCGGATCATACCCATGCGATTACTGCGGCACATGCTATGACCATGGGAAAACATGTTTATCTTCAGAAGCCTTTGACGCATTCCGTCTATGAATCGAGATTGTTGACAAAACTAGCAGCAAAGCATAAAGTAGCAACACAGATGGGTAACCAGGGAGCTTCCGGGGCGGGAGTTGCTGAAACCTGTGAAATTCTTTGGAGCGGAGCCATTGGAGACGTTGTAAAAGTAGAATCCTTTACAGACAGACCCATCTGGCCACAAGGGTTGAATACACCTGAGAATGTAGATCCGATTCCGGATACCTTAAACTGGGATTTATTTACCGGGCCAGCAAAAATGCGTCCGTTCAACGAAGTTTATCATCCATGGAACTGGAGAGGATGGTGGGATTACGGAACCGGGGCTTTAGGTGATATGGCATGCCATATCCTTCACCCTGTATTTGAAGGATTAAAACTGGGCTATCCTAGCAAAGTTCAGGCGAGCTCATCATTATTGTTGAATGATTCAGCTCCTGTTGCTCAATCAGCAAAACTGACCTTCCCTGAAAGAGGTAGTGTTGGAAAAATCAATTTACCTGAAGTGGATGTTCACTGGTATGACGGAGGAATCAAGCCAGAATTACCGGATAACTGGCCGGCGGGTAAAAACCCGAATAAAAGCGGAGGAGGAACCTTCTTCTATGGTACAAAAGACATACTTCATACGGGATGTTATGGTGTTGAGCCAGAATTGATGTCTGGTAAGAAAATTTCAATACCAAAAACTGAAAGAAGAGTTGAAGAGGAAATGGGCCTTTCATGGAACAACGGAGCACATGAAATGGACTGGGTAAGAGCCTGTAAGGAGAGCCCGGAGAACAGAACTCCATGTACTTCTGATTTTGCTGAGGCAGGGCCTTTCAATGAAATGGTTGTTATGGGCGTATTGGCTGTTAGACTTCAGGACCTTAACAAGACACTTGAATGGGACGGAGAGAATATGAAGTTCACGAATATTGGATCCAATGAAGAGATCAGAAATGTTATTAAGGACGGTTTCGAAATTCACGATGGTCATCCAACATTTAACAAGGACTATACGAAGCCTATGAATGCGCTTGCTTATTCTGAAGAATTAGTGAAGCATACCTATAGAGATGGCTGGGAGTTACCACCGATGCCATAA
- a CDS encoding 3-keto-disaccharide hydrolase, with translation MKKRIFVLALGIATSAFMVSCGGGAKKESAAETATKEAKEEVVEAVEAAPNTLTEAEKSDGWVLLFDGTTSTGWRGYGKESFPTAWQIVDGTIHMIGSGRGEAGDKEGGDIIYDKEFQNFTLSLEWKISEGGNSGIFYLGQEELDFIWKTAPEMQILDNEKHPDAALGVDGNRQAGSLYDLIAAKPQNAKPVGEWNKVEITVYKGTVVHKQNGVNVVEYHLWTPEWNEMVAGSKFPGLNEDWADVASKGYIGLQDHGDDVWFRNIKIKEL, from the coding sequence ATGAAAAAAAGAATTTTTGTTCTTGCACTTGGAATTGCTACATCGGCCTTTATGGTTAGTTGTGGAGGAGGTGCCAAGAAAGAATCAGCAGCTGAAACAGCGACTAAAGAAGCAAAGGAAGAGGTTGTAGAAGCAGTAGAAGCAGCTCCTAATACCTTGACCGAGGCAGAAAAGAGCGATGGCTGGGTCTTATTATTTGACGGAACTACTTCGACAGGATGGCGCGGATATGGAAAGGAAAGTTTCCCAACGGCCTGGCAAATTGTTGACGGAACCATTCATATGATCGGTTCAGGAAGAGGTGAAGCCGGTGATAAAGAAGGTGGAGACATCATTTATGATAAGGAATTTCAGAATTTTACACTTAGCCTTGAGTGGAAGATCTCAGAGGGAGGAAATTCAGGAATTTTCTATTTAGGTCAGGAAGAACTGGATTTTATTTGGAAAACTGCTCCTGAAATGCAGATTCTTGATAATGAAAAACATCCGGATGCCGCTCTTGGTGTTGACGGAAACCGTCAGGCAGGATCCCTCTATGATCTTATTGCTGCAAAGCCCCAAAACGCAAAACCTGTAGGGGAATGGAATAAGGTTGAGATCACGGTATACAAAGGTACTGTAGTTCATAAACAAAATGGGGTGAACGTTGTTGAGTACCATTTGTGGACGCCGGAATGGAACGAAATGGTTGCCGGCAGTAAATTCCCGGGATTGAACGAAGACTGGGCCGACGTTGCTTCAAAAGGTTATATCGGATTACAGGATCACGGTGATGATGTTTGGTTCAGAAATATTAAGATCAAAGAATTGTAA
- a CDS encoding carbohydrate kinase family protein: MTPDIVCFGETLWDVFPDGKRIGGAPLNVASRLSSLGLKVGLISSVGKDRLGKKIKTYLQEKGISSNCLQSHPDLPTGTVTVSLDTNGSATYKINSPVAWDRINEDPKAVQIVKTSSIFIYGSLSSRDPVSFNTLTKLLNKATFKAFDLNLRPPHYSKETLEKLLRQADLLKINDEELDVLCGWYEIDKLPVEEQLQKISEMTSTPAICLTLGAKGAILLSEGSIFKCLGFKVEIADTVGAGDSFLAGLVYQLLNNTPKLKALRFACALGALVASKKGANARVHPDEIESLLNSQK; encoded by the coding sequence ATGACCCCTGACATAGTTTGTTTTGGAGAAACCTTATGGGATGTTTTCCCCGACGGAAAACGTATTGGGGGGGCACCACTGAACGTGGCATCAAGGCTAAGTAGTCTTGGCCTCAAAGTGGGCCTGATAAGCAGTGTAGGTAAAGACCGTCTTGGAAAAAAGATCAAAACTTATTTACAGGAAAAAGGTATTTCTTCGAACTGCCTTCAATCTCATCCGGATCTACCAACTGGTACCGTTACCGTGTCTCTGGATACTAATGGCTCAGCTACCTACAAGATAAATTCTCCGGTAGCCTGGGATCGAATCAACGAAGATCCCAAAGCCGTGCAAATCGTAAAAACGTCTTCCATATTTATCTATGGTAGTCTATCAAGCCGTGATCCGGTTAGTTTCAATACACTTACCAAACTTTTGAATAAAGCCACCTTTAAGGCATTCGACCTCAACCTTAGGCCACCACATTACTCGAAAGAAACCCTAGAGAAACTTTTACGTCAGGCCGACTTGCTTAAAATAAATGATGAAGAACTTGACGTTTTATGCGGATGGTACGAAATTGACAAACTTCCGGTTGAAGAGCAGCTTCAAAAAATTTCTGAAATGACTTCAACTCCTGCTATTTGCCTGACCTTAGGGGCCAAGGGAGCCATACTACTTTCAGAAGGTTCAATTTTCAAATGCCTTGGTTTTAAAGTTGAAATCGCAGACACTGTTGGGGCCGGCGATTCCTTTTTGGCCGGGCTTGTCTATCAGCTCCTCAACAATACCCCAAAGCTTAAGGCGCTGAGATTTGCCTGCGCCCTGGGAGCTCTTGTAGCCAGTAAAAAGGGCGCCAATGCCCGGGTTCATCCCGATGAAATTGAATCACTCTTGAATTCTCAAAAATAA
- a CDS encoding sugar porter family MFS transporter, translated as MNKIVIWSVIVAMAGFLFGFDTVVISGADQQLQQLWQSSDVFHGSVVMAMALWGTVLGAMFGGIPTNRLGRKKTLIWIGVFYTISALGSALVNDPYTFALFRFLGGLGVGASTVAAPAYVSEIAPAKDRGRLVGFYQFNIVLGILIAFLSNYLLSNLGAHAWRWMLGVEAIPAVIYTLLVTTVPQSPRWLLLKGRRESAKATLHKLNPDADIEILMDEIEHAQKDHHTSNENIFMKKYRFPLILAFLIAFFNQFSGINAFLYYAPRIFQAAGLGESTALLSSIGIGITNMIFTLIGISLIDKLGRKKLMYVGSVGYILSLSLVAMAFYLEWEGLMVPIFLFVFIASHAIGQGTVIWVFISEVFPDQLRASGQSFGTSTHWVLAAMIPSAVPFLFGTIGPGAVFAFFAFMMVLQLLFVIFMMPETKGITLEDLEKLLTKNK; from the coding sequence ATGAATAAAATTGTTATCTGGTCGGTTATTGTAGCTATGGCCGGTTTTTTGTTTGGATTTGATACGGTAGTAATCTCAGGTGCAGATCAGCAACTACAGCAACTATGGCAGTCCTCAGATGTCTTTCACGGATCTGTTGTCATGGCGATGGCGCTTTGGGGAACTGTACTGGGTGCCATGTTTGGCGGTATCCCCACCAATCGTTTGGGCCGGAAAAAGACACTGATCTGGATCGGTGTTTTTTATACCATATCTGCTCTGGGCTCTGCCCTGGTAAATGACCCCTATACTTTCGCTTTGTTTCGATTCCTGGGTGGTTTGGGTGTTGGCGCTTCCACAGTGGCGGCCCCGGCCTATGTTTCGGAAATTGCGCCGGCTAAAGACAGAGGTCGATTGGTCGGGTTTTATCAGTTCAATATTGTTTTAGGTATTCTGATCGCTTTTTTATCCAATTATCTGCTCAGTAATCTGGGGGCACATGCCTGGCGATGGATGTTAGGTGTAGAAGCCATACCGGCTGTTATCTACACCCTGCTTGTAACCACAGTCCCTCAAAGTCCAAGATGGTTGTTATTAAAAGGAAGACGCGAATCTGCCAAAGCGACGCTGCATAAGTTAAATCCGGATGCCGATATTGAGATCTTAATGGATGAGATCGAACACGCTCAAAAAGATCATCATACCTCCAATGAAAACATCTTTATGAAAAAATACAGGTTCCCTCTGATTTTGGCATTTTTAATCGCCTTTTTCAATCAGTTTTCAGGAATCAATGCCTTTTTATATTATGCCCCAAGAATTTTTCAAGCTGCAGGTCTGGGTGAGAGCACAGCTTTATTGAGCAGCATTGGGATCGGAATCACGAACATGATATTTACCCTGATCGGTATCTCCCTGATCGATAAACTAGGGCGGAAAAAATTGATGTATGTTGGATCTGTTGGTTATATCCTTTCGCTCTCTTTAGTGGCAATGGCCTTTTATCTGGAATGGGAAGGGCTTATGGTTCCCATTTTTCTTTTCGTTTTTATCGCTTCCCACGCCATCGGGCAAGGAACGGTAATCTGGGTCTTCATTTCGGAAGTCTTCCCCGATCAGCTTAGAGCCTCGGGACAATCCTTTGGAACAAGCACGCATTGGGTTTTGGCGGCAATGATCCCTTCGGCCGTACCTTTTCTGTTTGGCACCATCGGCCCGGGAGCTGTATTTGCATTTTTTGCTTTTATGATGGTATTACAACTACTCTTTGTGATATTTATGATGCCGGAAACGAAAGGAATTACATTAGAGGACCTGGAAAAGTTATTGACCAAAAATAAATAG
- the nagB gene encoding glucosamine-6-phosphate deaminase, which translates to MSDKLKYTEAGKFEETRFEKIHNVVFDNSDVASIEVAKEIADLIKSKQSANENCVLGLATGSSPIKVYEELVRMHEEEGLSFKNVISFNLDEYYPMTKENTQSYWYFMHEHLFNHVDILPENINIPSGEVKQDEIHQFCIDYELKIKEAGGLDFQLLGIGRTGHIGFNEPGSHYNSGTRNITLDHITRVDAGPAFLGIDHVPRVAITMGIGTIRKAKRIVLLAWGVNKAAVIRETIEGEITSEVPATYLQRHDNVTFVLDEGASTELTRARTPWLVKNCIWTEDLTLKAVVWLSQKLEKSILKLTDKDYNFHGMSSLLVEQGSAYQLNINMFNRLQHTITGWPGGKPNADDTNRPERNTPARKRVIIFSPHPDDDVISMGGTFDRLVEQGHEVHVAYQTSGNIAVSDEEALKFAEVALALNGSDANSKKIVEDLGSKQEYDIDTPEVRSLKGLIRRKESVAATRYVGIPDSQVHFLDLPFYETGRVKKNKLSEKDVSIMKDIIAEIKPHQIYAAGDLADPHGTHKVCLDSLFLALEDLKKESYMDDCWVWLYRGAWHEWDIHDIEMAVPMSPDQVLKKKQAIFYHQSQKDGVMFQGDDSREFWVRAEDRNKETAKKYNSLGMADYAAFEAFKRYHY; encoded by the coding sequence ATGAGCGATAAATTAAAATACACAGAAGCCGGAAAATTTGAAGAAACACGATTTGAAAAAATTCACAATGTGGTTTTTGATAATTCAGATGTAGCCTCAATTGAGGTTGCAAAAGAGATTGCAGATCTGATCAAAAGCAAACAGAGTGCAAATGAAAATTGTGTTTTAGGACTGGCAACAGGGTCTTCTCCTATAAAGGTTTATGAAGAGCTTGTTAGAATGCATGAAGAGGAAGGATTGAGTTTTAAGAATGTGATTTCTTTTAACCTGGATGAGTATTATCCGATGACGAAAGAGAATACGCAAAGTTATTGGTATTTTATGCATGAGCATCTCTTTAATCATGTGGATATTTTACCCGAAAACATCAATATTCCAAGTGGTGAAGTAAAACAGGATGAGATTCACCAGTTTTGTATTGATTATGAATTAAAGATCAAAGAGGCCGGAGGACTGGATTTTCAGTTACTTGGAATAGGTAGAACGGGTCATATTGGATTTAACGAACCGGGATCGCATTACAACTCGGGAACGCGAAATATTACGCTTGACCATATTACAAGAGTCGATGCAGGACCCGCGTTTTTAGGAATTGACCATGTGCCGAGAGTAGCCATTACCATGGGAATCGGAACGATCAGAAAGGCTAAAAGAATTGTTTTGCTGGCCTGGGGTGTAAATAAGGCAGCGGTAATCCGGGAAACCATTGAGGGAGAAATTACTTCAGAAGTACCTGCCACCTATTTGCAACGTCACGATAATGTTACGTTTGTGCTTGATGAAGGGGCATCGACAGAGCTGACAAGAGCGAGAACACCTTGGTTGGTGAAGAACTGCATCTGGACTGAGGACCTTACGTTGAAGGCCGTTGTATGGTTAAGTCAGAAATTAGAGAAGTCTATACTTAAACTTACGGATAAAGATTATAACTTTCACGGCATGTCAAGTTTACTTGTAGAGCAGGGGTCCGCTTATCAGTTAAATATCAATATGTTTAACAGATTGCAACATACCATTACAGGATGGCCGGGAGGTAAGCCAAACGCTGATGACACGAACAGGCCGGAGCGAAATACTCCTGCAAGAAAGCGTGTGATCATTTTTAGCCCTCATCCCGATGACGATGTGATCTCAATGGGAGGTACGTTTGACAGGTTGGTGGAACAAGGACATGAAGTTCATGTTGCCTACCAGACATCGGGAAATATTGCGGTTTCTGATGAAGAAGCCCTGAAATTTGCCGAGGTTGCTTTGGCATTGAACGGAAGCGATGCAAATTCGAAAAAAATTGTTGAAGACCTTGGGTCAAAACAGGAGTACGATATTGATACGCCGGAAGTTCGAAGCCTTAAGGGATTGATCCGTAGAAAGGAATCTGTTGCAGCTACAAGATATGTGGGGATCCCTGATAGCCAGGTGCATTTCCTCGATCTTCCTTTCTATGAAACGGGAAGGGTGAAGAAAAACAAACTGAGCGAGAAAGATGTAAGTATCATGAAGGATATTATTGCTGAGATCAAGCCGCATCAGATCTATGCGGCAGGAGACCTTGCAGATCCTCACGGTACGCATAAGGTATGCCTTGATTCCTTATTTCTGGCGCTGGAAGACCTTAAAAAAGAATCTTATATGGATGATTGCTGGGTTTGGTTGTACCGAGGCGCATGGCACGAATGGGATATTCACGATATTGAGATGGCAGTTCCGATGAGCCCTGATCAGGTATTGAAGAAGAAACAAGCCATATTCTATCACCAGTCTCAGAAAGACGGAGTTATGTTCCAGGGAGACGATTCAAGAGAATTTTGGGTACGTGCCGAAGACAGGAACAAAGAAACCGCGAAGAAATACAATAGCCTTGGTATGGCAGATTACGCTGCGTTCGAGGCATTTAAAAGATATCATTATTAA
- a CDS encoding beta-N-acetylhexosaminidase gives MFKKLVITVLFFSMFLNSEAQENGIQEDKQISLMPWPEQVEVKVNGFKIGNDFSIYIHGDVSETSRIYKAAVRFIRHTTDKTGVFVSQGFPNTDNITSESATLNIHFDQEAKVEQGIDESYKLSVGSESIEIQAATDIGAMHGLSSLLQLIEAQGGHYEFKGVEIQDSPRFVWRGLMMDVSRHFMPVDVVKRNLDAMALVKLNVFHWHLSDDQGFRIETKSLPELHEKASDGLYYTQEEIKDIVRYADDRGIRVIPELDVPGHGTAFLTAFPEFGSKEGMTYSVERNSGIFDPTLDPTNEKVYEFMDVLFKEVTTLFPDVYFHIGGDENAGRHWDENPKIQQFMKENNLKDNHELQTYFNIKLQKILEKYGKSLMGWEEIMTENMPKTALIHSWRGVNEGMEPGESLVKAVKNGYQTILSNGYYIDLMLSVEEHYVVDPMPAVELTKEESDRILGGEATMWAELVTPLTVDSRIWPRTAAIAERFWSPQEVRDLESMHNRLEVVNRYLELIGIRNQQVQEYLLRNISNYQDTHALRQLVNISEPFEIYSRNAGGTQYQTYSPFTLFADACTADAKDKRKFHKLVTKYIESQDAASKEKLVSMLERYASIEESLGSIAPNAPLVGRVLPYAKRVSGIAALTGKGLEEGMLSAIDLEGLKTLLGQKEDPAINLDVELALSKDIEKLAEFLSK, from the coding sequence ATGTTCAAAAAACTAGTAATTACTGTTCTGTTCTTCTCTATGTTTTTAAATTCAGAAGCACAGGAAAATGGGATACAGGAAGATAAGCAAATCAGCTTAATGCCATGGCCTGAGCAGGTTGAGGTCAAAGTCAACGGATTCAAAATTGGCAATGATTTTAGCATTTATATTCATGGAGATGTATCGGAAACTTCAAGAATTTACAAAGCAGCTGTTCGATTTATACGTCATACCACGGATAAAACAGGTGTTTTTGTTTCTCAAGGGTTTCCAAATACCGATAATATCACTTCAGAATCCGCGACCCTGAACATTCATTTTGACCAGGAAGCCAAGGTTGAGCAGGGAATCGATGAATCGTATAAATTAAGTGTTGGTTCAGAAAGTATTGAGATCCAAGCAGCTACGGATATCGGTGCTATGCACGGACTTTCCTCTTTGCTACAGCTTATTGAGGCTCAGGGAGGTCATTATGAGTTCAAAGGAGTGGAAATTCAGGACAGTCCTAGGTTTGTATGGAGGGGACTGATGATGGATGTGAGCAGGCACTTTATGCCTGTTGATGTGGTGAAAAGAAACCTTGATGCCATGGCTTTGGTTAAATTAAATGTTTTTCACTGGCACCTTTCTGATGATCAGGGATTCAGGATAGAGACCAAGTCACTTCCTGAATTGCATGAAAAGGCATCAGATGGATTGTACTATACCCAAGAGGAAATAAAGGATATTGTTCGCTATGCTGATGACAGGGGAATCCGAGTGATCCCTGAACTTGATGTTCCGGGGCATGGAACCGCTTTTCTAACCGCATTCCCTGAATTTGGGAGCAAGGAAGGAATGACCTATTCTGTAGAAAGGAATTCAGGAATCTTTGATCCCACGCTCGACCCTACCAATGAAAAAGTCTATGAGTTTATGGATGTTTTGTTTAAGGAGGTAACTACCTTGTTTCCTGATGTTTATTTTCATATTGGAGGTGACGAAAACGCGGGAAGGCACTGGGATGAAAACCCAAAGATCCAGCAATTTATGAAGGAGAACAATCTAAAAGACAATCATGAACTGCAGACTTATTTTAACATCAAACTTCAAAAGATTCTTGAGAAATACGGAAAATCATTAATGGGCTGGGAAGAGATCATGACTGAAAATATGCCAAAAACGGCTCTTATTCATTCATGGCGCGGTGTAAACGAAGGTATGGAGCCTGGGGAATCACTTGTAAAAGCGGTCAAGAACGGATATCAAACCATTCTTTCAAATGGCTATTATATTGACCTGATGCTCTCAGTAGAAGAGCATTATGTAGTAGATCCGATGCCCGCCGTGGAATTGACAAAGGAGGAATCAGATCGAATCCTGGGAGGAGAGGCTACCATGTGGGCGGAACTGGTAACTCCCTTAACGGTAGATTCTAGAATCTGGCCAAGAACCGCGGCGATTGCGGAAAGATTCTGGTCGCCTCAGGAAGTTCGTGACCTGGAAAGCATGCACAACAGACTTGAAGTAGTAAATAGGTACCTGGAACTCATCGGCATAAGAAATCAGCAGGTTCAGGAATACCTGCTTCGAAATATTTCGAATTATCAGGACACACATGCGCTTCGACAACTGGTCAATATCAGTGAGCCCTTTGAAATCTATTCAAGAAATGCCGGGGGGACACAGTATCAGACCTATTCACCTTTTACCTTGTTTGCAGATGCCTGTACAGCGGATGCCAAGGATAAAAGAAAGTTCCATAAACTGGTAACAAAATATATAGAAAGTCAGGATGCTGCTTCTAAAGAGAAACTTGTATCTATGTTGGAAAGGTATGCTTCAATAGAAGAATCATTGGGATCGATAGCCCCAAATGCTCCTTTGGTTGGAAGGGTTTTACCTTACGCAAAAAGAGTTTCCGGGATAGCGGCGCTGACTGGTAAAGGACTGGAAGAAGGAATGTTGTCAGCGATTGATTTGGAAGGGTTAAAAACTTTGTTAGGTCAAAAGGAGGACCCAGCGATAAATCTTGATGTGGAGCTTGCCCTTTCAAAGGATATTGAAAAACTTGCTGAGTTTTTGTCCAAATAA
- a CDS encoding SMP-30/gluconolactonase/LRE family protein has product MNWVILISVFVLAGFQEKDKSLDFTKEGLFTSGIEGPAVNSEGLLYAVNFEREGTIGQVTMEGKASVFVELPNGSVGNGIRFDKNDNMYIADYVNHNVLYIPQGSKDVSIYAHHKDLNQPNDLAIAPNGILYASDPNWKESTGKLWMVSKDGFHLLEENMGTTNGVEVSPDGKTLYVNESVQRKIWKYDIEPSGKVGNKSLFYSFDDHGLDGMRCDNKGNLYVCRYDAGQVVVLSPESRHLRTVILTGKKPTNIAFGGKDGRQCFVTMQGRGCIETFKAEHPGRNF; this is encoded by the coding sequence ATGAATTGGGTGATTTTGATCTCTGTCTTTGTTCTTGCAGGATTTCAGGAGAAAGACAAAAGTCTTGATTTCACGAAAGAAGGTCTATTTACATCAGGAATTGAAGGCCCTGCAGTGAACAGTGAAGGATTGTTGTATGCCGTTAACTTTGAAAGAGAGGGAACCATCGGACAAGTCACTATGGAAGGAAAAGCCTCTGTTTTTGTTGAACTCCCCAATGGAAGTGTTGGAAACGGAATTCGTTTTGACAAAAATGACAACATGTATATTGCCGATTATGTAAATCACAACGTACTTTATATTCCACAGGGAAGTAAAGATGTCAGTATTTACGCGCATCACAAGGACCTGAACCAACCCAATGACCTTGCTATTGCACCCAATGGGATATTATATGCCAGTGATCCGAACTGGAAGGAAAGTACCGGTAAATTATGGATGGTTTCCAAGGACGGATTTCATTTACTAGAGGAAAATATGGGGACTACCAATGGAGTAGAAGTATCTCCTGATGGCAAAACACTATATGTAAATGAATCAGTTCAAAGGAAAATCTGGAAGTATGATATTGAGCCTTCCGGTAAGGTTGGGAATAAATCATTGTTCTATTCTTTTGATGATCATGGTTTGGACGGTATGCGATGTGATAACAAGGGGAACCTGTATGTTTGTCGATACGATGCTGGCCAGGTGGTTGTTTTAAGTCCGGAGTCCAGGCATTTGAGGACAGTCATTTTAACCGGGAAAAAACCTACCAATATTGCCTTTGGAGGAAAGGACGGCAGGCAGTGCTTTGTTACGATGCAAGGCCGTGGTTGTATTGAAACCTTTAAAGCAGAACATCCAGGCAGAAATTTTTGA
- the pfkA gene encoding 6-phosphofructokinase: protein MKRFIRKVAVMTSGGDSPGMNAAIRAVVRSCAYYKLESVGIYRGYQGMIEGDIVPMSARDVHHIIQKGGTVLKSARSKEFMTIEGRKKAHDSLVKHNVDALVVIGGDGSFTGGMIFSQEYDFPVIGIPGTIDNDIFGTDFTLGYDTALNTAMEVIDKIRDTASSHNRLFFVEVMGRDSGFIALNTGIGAGAEEILIPEEDMGLDRLLQSLEKSRRSGKSSSLVVVAEGDKTGSNVFELANYVEKNLPQYDVRVSVLGHMQRGGSPSCFDRVLASRMGVKAVELLIDNHTNKMVGVQNNEMVAVDLENAVKEHHKIPAEILRISDIMSV from the coding sequence ATGAAAAGATTTATTAGAAAAGTAGCAGTAATGACATCGGGGGGAGATTCTCCCGGGATGAATGCCGCGATCAGAGCGGTGGTTCGCTCATGTGCTTATTACAAGCTTGAGAGCGTAGGAATATACAGAGGATATCAGGGAATGATCGAAGGAGACATCGTACCGATGTCGGCAAGAGATGTTCATCATATCATTCAAAAAGGAGGTACCGTATTAAAATCGGCCAGATCTAAAGAGTTCATGACCATTGAAGGGCGAAAAAAAGCTCATGATAGTTTGGTAAAGCATAATGTTGATGCCTTGGTGGTGATTGGTGGTGACGGTTCTTTTACCGGAGGAATGATCTTTAGCCAGGAATATGATTTTCCTGTTATTGGAATTCCCGGAACCATAGACAACGATATTTTTGGAACCGATTTTACACTGGGATATGATACAGCACTGAATACGGCCATGGAAGTTATTGACAAAATCAGGGATACGGCCAGTTCACACAATCGCTTGTTCTTTGTGGAAGTAATGGGACGTGATTCAGGATTTATAGCTTTGAATACCGGTATTGGTGCAGGTGCCGAAGAAATACTGATCCCGGAGGAAGACATGGGGCTGGATCGATTGTTACAATCTCTTGAAAAGAGCAGACGTTCAGGTAAATCATCAAGTCTTGTAGTGGTAGCTGAAGGGGATAAAACGGGTTCAAATGTTTTTGAACTGGCAAACTACGTAGAGAAGAACTTACCTCAGTATGATGTAAGGGTTTCTGTATTGGGTCATATGCAGCGCGGTGGTTCACCAAGTTGTTTTGACCGTGTACTGGCAAGCAGAATGGGTGTAAAAGCTGTTGAATTGTTGATCGATAATCATACCAATAAAATGGTCGGGGTCCAGAATAATGAAATGGTAGCGGTTGACCTGGAAAATGCCGTAAAAGAACACCATAAAATACCAGCAGAAATATTGAGAATATCTGATATAATGTCAGTATAA